From one bacterium Scap17 genomic stretch:
- the mrdA gene encoding penicillin-binding protein 2 codes for MRQRRATIKNPQQEVRIFRLRSIVAAGLVLVLAGCLLARLLFLQVVEHDIYTTRSDKNRVRVEPLPPTRGLIYDRNGQLLAENRPNYNLTIVRERAGDLETTLERLVEILDLPPDEVEDFKERSRQRQRPYQPALLMSELSQEQIARLAVNRYRLPGVEVEAQLLRYYPDAKPLSHTLGYVGRINQAELKTLDKGNYSGTHFIGKTGIERFYEEELHGQAGLRKVETNARGRVLRELSRIDPVPGKDLTLTIDRGLQDLAYRLLKGRRGAIVAIEPETGDILAMASVPGFNSNEFVTGISVKSYRALQNDIDLPLFNRAIRGQYPPASTVKPFMSLAGLENGVITTSTSFYDPGYFQLPNDSHKYRNWLRWGHGRVNMRRGIAVSNDTFFYNVAYRLGIDRISEYMHKFGFGEQTALDVQGALPGLMPSKEWKRNRYDKPWYPGETISIGIGQGYWLATPLQLASAEAVLANRGRHVTPHLAKRIGDETVLLPRSEEKPDVVLDNPAWWDDVIAALEDVVSGREGTARKYVGPGLKYRMAGKSGTAQVFTLGQDQKYNGEELAERLRDHALFAAFAPVEHPEIAVSVVIENGQGGSSVAGPMARAVTDYWLLPRIDPEAREAALTLAAALAPPEAPAGESEQGENDAD; via the coding sequence ATGCGCCAACGCCGGGCGACGATAAAGAATCCTCAACAGGAAGTGCGGATCTTTCGCCTTCGCAGCATCGTGGCTGCCGGCCTCGTGCTGGTGCTGGCCGGATGTCTGCTGGCGCGGCTGCTCTTCCTGCAGGTCGTGGAACACGACATCTATACGACGCGCTCGGACAAGAACCGTGTGCGTGTCGAGCCCTTGCCGCCCACGCGTGGCTTGATCTATGACCGCAATGGTCAGCTGCTCGCCGAAAACCGCCCCAACTACAACCTCACGATCGTGCGCGAACGCGCCGGTGATCTCGAGACGACGCTTGAACGCCTGGTCGAGATTCTCGATCTGCCGCCCGATGAGGTCGAAGACTTCAAGGAACGCTCGCGTCAGCGTCAACGTCCCTATCAGCCTGCCCTGTTGATGAGTGAATTGAGCCAGGAGCAGATCGCGCGTCTGGCCGTCAATCGCTATCGCCTGCCCGGCGTCGAGGTCGAGGCGCAGCTGCTGCGCTACTACCCGGACGCCAAGCCGCTGTCGCATACCCTGGGGTATGTGGGGCGCATCAATCAGGCCGAGCTCAAGACCCTCGACAAGGGCAACTATTCGGGCACCCACTTCATCGGCAAGACCGGTATCGAGCGCTTCTATGAAGAGGAGCTGCACGGTCAGGCGGGCCTGCGCAAGGTGGAAACCAATGCGCGGGGTCGCGTGCTGCGTGAGCTGTCGCGGATCGACCCGGTGCCGGGCAAGGACCTGACGCTGACCATCGACCGCGGCCTGCAGGATCTCGCCTATCGGCTGCTCAAGGGGCGGCGTGGTGCCATCGTGGCCATCGAGCCCGAGACGGGTGACATCCTGGCGATGGCCTCCGTGCCGGGCTTCAACTCCAATGAGTTCGTCACCGGCATCAGTGTCAAGAGTTATCGCGCGCTGCAGAATGATATCGACCTGCCGCTGTTCAACCGTGCCATTCGCGGCCAGTACCCGCCGGCCTCGACCGTGAAGCCCTTCATGTCGCTGGCGGGGCTGGAGAACGGTGTCATCACCACCAGCACTTCCTTCTACGATCCCGGCTATTTCCAGCTGCCCAATGACAGCCACAAGTACCGCAACTGGCTGCGCTGGGGGCATGGGCGCGTCAACATGCGGCGTGGCATCGCGGTCTCCAATGACACCTTCTTCTACAACGTTGCCTATCGCCTGGGGATCGACCGCATCAGCGAGTACATGCACAAGTTCGGTTTCGGTGAGCAGACGGCGCTGGACGTGCAGGGCGCGCTGCCCGGTCTGATGCCGTCCAAGGAATGGAAGCGCAATCGCTACGACAAGCCCTGGTACCCCGGCGAGACCATCTCCATCGGTATCGGTCAGGGCTACTGGCTTGCCACACCGTTGCAGCTCGCCTCGGCGGAGGCCGTGCTGGCCAATCGCGGCAGGCACGTGACGCCTCACCTGGCCAAGCGCATCGGCGACGAGACGGTATTGCTGCCCAGAAGCGAGGAAAAACCGGATGTGGTGCTGGACAATCCGGCGTGGTGGGACGATGTCATCGCCGCGCTCGAGGACGTGGTCAGCGGGCGAGAAGGCACGGCGCGCAAGTATGTCGGGCCCGGTCTCAAGTACCGCATGGCCGGCAAGTCCGGTACCGCGCAGGTCTTCACTCTCGGGCAGGACCAGAAATACAACGGCGAGGAGCTTGCGGAGCGTCTGCGTGACCACGCCCTGTTCGCCGCCTTTGCGCCGGTCGAGCACCCGGAGATAGCCGTCTCCGTGGTAATCGAGAACGGCCAGGGCGGCAGCTCCGTGGCGGGCCCGATGGCACGCGCCGTCACCGATTACTGGCTGTTGCCGCGCATTGACCCCGAAGCGCGTGAGGCGGCGCTCACGCTGGCTGCCGCTCTGGCACCGCCGGAGGCACCGGCGGGCGAGAGTGAGCAAGGAGAGAACGATGCCGACTGA
- the rsfS gene encoding ribosome silencing factor, which yields MQTEALKNLVVDALEELKAQEISEINVSKLTSVTDVMVIATGTSSRHISALANNVQVTVKEAGVKPLGCEGENGSDWVLLDLGDVVVHVMLAETRALYDLERLWSDLPRETREEYEQSH from the coding sequence ATGCAGACCGAAGCTCTTAAAAACCTGGTTGTCGACGCCCTTGAAGAACTCAAGGCCCAGGAAATCAGCGAGATCAATGTCTCCAAGCTGACCAGCGTCACCGATGTGATGGTGATCGCGACCGGTACGTCCAGCCGTCATATCTCCGCGCTGGCCAACAACGTGCAGGTCACCGTGAAAGAAGCCGGCGTCAAGCCGCTGGGCTGTGAAGGCGAAAACGGCTCCGACTGGGTGCTGCTGGATCTGGGCGATGTCGTCGTCCACGTCATGCTGGCCGAAACCCGTGCCCTGTACGACCTCGAGCGCCTGTGGAGCGATCTGCCCCGCGAGACGCGTGAAGAGTACGAGCAGAGCCATTGA
- the rlmH gene encoding 23S rRNA (pseudouridine(1915)-N(3))-methyltransferase RlmH — protein sequence MKIRVLAVGQKMPDWVEKGSREYLKRMPRDFSLEFIELAPGNRGKNADIARAMASEGDRMLEKLKGNEHVVALDVLGKAWSTEQLAQHADDWRLGGRDVAILIGGPDGLDPRLLARADQRWSLSALTLPHPLVRIVLAEQLYRAWTLLVGHPYHR from the coding sequence ATGAAGATCCGAGTTTTGGCGGTCGGGCAGAAGATGCCGGACTGGGTGGAGAAGGGTAGCCGGGAATATCTCAAGCGCATGCCGCGGGATTTTTCGCTTGAGTTCATCGAACTGGCGCCCGGCAATCGCGGCAAGAATGCGGATATTGCCCGTGCCATGGCCAGTGAAGGCGACCGGATGCTTGAAAAACTCAAGGGAAATGAACATGTTGTCGCCCTTGATGTCCTAGGTAAGGCTTGGAGTACCGAGCAGCTTGCCCAGCATGCCGATGATTGGCGGCTGGGAGGGCGAGACGTGGCCATCCTCATCGGTGGCCCGGATGGGCTCGACCCACGTCTGCTGGCACGTGCCGATCAGCGCTGGTCGCTCTCGGCACTGACGCTGCCGCACCCCTTGGTGCGCATCGTGCTGGCGGAACAGCTTTACCGCGCCTGGACATTGCTGGTCGGGCACCCCTATCACCGGTAA
- the mltB gene encoding lytic murein transglycosylase B, with amino-acid sequence MVAPLLGMSGVAKAAPDGFAPATHPETARLVDELVAKGLDRDRVTELMNQADYSQKVLDAMSRPAEGHLRWDQYRAIFMKQSRIEAGVKFIAEHRETFDRAQAEYGVPPEVIAAIIGVETFFGKHTGTHRVIDSLSTLAFDHPRRGKFFRGELAAFLQLTIEQGIDPLSIKGSYAGAMGYPQFIPTSYQAYAVDFDGDGVRDLWHNPVDAIGSVGNYFARHGWKAGAPVVSAADGPGTPPSSVTFNKTKKPYMSVSALEAAGVQVADDVAGNTQVIPLALDLKQGYRYAVGYDNFYVITRYNHSHMYAMAVDELSRAIKRRLEDGGAG; translated from the coding sequence ATGGTGGCACCGCTGCTGGGAATGTCAGGCGTGGCCAAGGCGGCGCCTGATGGCTTCGCCCCGGCGACTCACCCGGAAACGGCCAGGCTGGTCGACGAGCTGGTGGCCAAGGGGCTGGATCGCGATCGTGTGACCGAGCTGATGAATCAGGCCGATTACAGCCAGAAAGTGCTGGATGCCATGTCGCGTCCGGCGGAAGGTCATCTGCGCTGGGACCAGTACCGCGCCATCTTCATGAAGCAATCGCGCATCGAAGCCGGTGTGAAGTTCATCGCCGAGCATCGTGAGACCTTCGATCGTGCCCAGGCCGAGTATGGTGTGCCGCCGGAAGTCATCGCCGCCATCATCGGTGTCGAGACCTTCTTCGGCAAGCACACCGGGACTCACCGCGTGATCGATTCACTGTCCACGCTGGCCTTTGATCACCCGCGTCGCGGCAAGTTCTTCCGTGGCGAGCTGGCAGCCTTCCTGCAATTGACGATAGAGCAGGGCATCGACCCGCTCTCCATCAAGGGCTCCTACGCCGGTGCGATGGGCTATCCGCAGTTCATCCCGACCAGCTATCAGGCCTATGCGGTCGATTTCGATGGCGATGGCGTGCGTGATCTGTGGCACAACCCGGTCGATGCCATCGGCAGCGTCGGCAACTACTTCGCGCGTCATGGCTGGAAAGCCGGTGCGCCGGTGGTCAGCGCCGCGGACGGCCCCGGGACGCCGCCGTCGTCCGTCACCTTCAACAAGACGAAAAAGCCGTACATGAGCGTTTCCGCGCTTGAGGCGGCCGGTGTCCAGGTGGCAGACGACGTGGCCGGCAATACCCAGGTGATTCCGTTGGCGCTGGACCTGAAACAGGGCTACCGCTACGCCGTCGGCTACGACAATTTCTACGTCATCACGCGCTACAACCACAGTCACATGTATGCGATGGCCGTGGATGAGCTCTCCCGTGCGATCAAGCGTCGTCTCGAGGACGGAGGTGCGGGATGA
- a CDS encoding D-alanyl-D-alanine carboxypeptidase translates to MAASGIALFAGVAATPAHAIETDTLIPAAPQLAASSWILMDANSGRILVEHNADKRLPPASLTKMMTAYLVESEIDDGKLSPDEDVRISVNAWKTGGSRMFIREGTSVSVDDLLHGVIIQSGNDASVALAERIGGSEGSFADLMNQHAKRLGMKNTHYMNATGLPHAEHYSTAHDLAILARRIIKDYPDHYEIYSQKYFTWNGIKQPNRNKLLWRDKDVDGLKTGHTEEAGYCLVASARKEDTRLISVVMGTKSEEARAQESQKLLTYGFRYFESKKLYDKGAVLNQARVWGGEKDQVRLGMAQDVFLTVPSGQADKLTARLDLKDTIKAPVQAGEQYGTLQIKLDDKVLAEEPLVALEPVEQGGLFKRLWDALMLFFHGLFN, encoded by the coding sequence ATGGCGGCCAGCGGCATTGCGCTGTTCGCAGGCGTTGCCGCCACCCCGGCCCATGCCATCGAGACGGATACCCTGATTCCGGCCGCGCCGCAGCTGGCGGCGTCTTCCTGGATCCTGATGGACGCCAATTCCGGGCGCATCCTGGTCGAGCACAACGCCGACAAGCGCCTGCCGCCGGCCAGCCTGACCAAGATGATGACGGCCTACCTGGTCGAGAGCGAGATCGACGACGGCAAGCTGAGTCCGGACGAAGACGTACGCATCAGCGTCAATGCCTGGAAGACGGGTGGCTCGCGCATGTTCATCCGCGAAGGCACCAGCGTCAGTGTCGATGACCTGCTGCACGGTGTCATCATCCAGTCCGGCAACGACGCCAGCGTCGCGCTGGCCGAGCGTATCGGCGGCAGCGAGGGCTCCTTTGCCGACCTGATGAACCAGCACGCCAAGCGTCTGGGCATGAAGAACACCCACTACATGAACGCCACTGGCCTGCCGCACGCGGAGCATTACTCCACGGCGCACGACCTGGCGATTCTGGCGCGTCGCATCATCAAGGATTACCCGGATCACTACGAGATCTATTCCCAGAAGTACTTCACCTGGAACGGTATCAAGCAGCCGAACCGCAACAAGCTGCTGTGGCGTGACAAGGACGTCGATGGCCTGAAGACCGGCCACACCGAAGAAGCCGGCTACTGCCTGGTGGCATCCGCCAGGAAGGAAGATACCCGCCTGATCAGTGTCGTGATGGGTACCAAGTCCGAAGAGGCGCGTGCGCAGGAATCCCAGAAGCTTCTGACCTACGGCTTCCGCTACTTCGAGAGCAAGAAGCTCTATGACAAGGGCGCGGTACTCAATCAGGCGCGTGTCTGGGGTGGCGAGAAGGACCAGGTACGTCTGGGCATGGCCCAGGACGTCTTCCTGACCGTACCGAGTGGCCAGGCTGACAAGCTGACCGCGCGTCTTGATCTCAAGGACACCATCAAGGCCCCGGTTCAGGCCGGCGAGCAGTACGGTACCCTGCAGATCAAGCTGGACGACAAGGTGCTGGCCGAAGAACCATTGGTCGCACTGGAACCGGTGGAGCAGGGCGGGCTGTTCAAGCGTCTGTGGGATGCCCTGATGCTGTTCTTCCACGGCCTGTTCAACTGA
- the rodA gene encoding rod shape-determining protein RodA: MPTDYQRSMRGVGGDLSHRRRTSLWERIHLDPWLLLLLLAVLGCGLIVLYSASGQDIDFTLRQASRQALALVIMIGLAQLSPATLYRWAPVAYGAGFLMLVAVEVLGDVGMGAQRWLVIPGVVRFQPSELMKLAMPMMVACWLGQRPLPPRWRDLVICAVIIVAPVLLIARQPDLGTSLLVAAAGVFVILLAGLSWKLIAFFGALIASALPLLWMVMHDYQRRRVLTFLNPESDPLGAGWNIIQSKTAIGSGGIFGKGYTLGTQSQLEFLPERHTDFIVAVIGEEFGLIGMSFFLGLYVLIVLRGLVMSNNGQDSFARLTGGAIILTFFVYVFVNIGMVSGILPVVGVPLPLVSYGGTSSVTLLAGFGILMSIHTHRRLLSR; this comes from the coding sequence ATGCCGACTGATTATCAGCGCTCGATGCGTGGTGTAGGTGGGGATCTCAGTCATCGCCGCCGCACCAGTCTATGGGAGCGTATCCACCTCGACCCCTGGCTGCTGCTGCTGTTGTTGGCCGTGCTCGGCTGCGGGCTGATCGTGCTCTATAGCGCCAGCGGTCAGGATATCGATTTCACGCTGCGCCAGGCCTCACGCCAGGCGCTGGCGCTGGTGATCATGATCGGGCTCGCCCAGTTGTCACCCGCGACGCTTTACCGTTGGGCGCCGGTCGCCTATGGCGCTGGCTTCCTGATGCTGGTGGCGGTGGAGGTGCTGGGGGATGTCGGCATGGGTGCCCAGCGCTGGCTGGTCATCCCCGGGGTGGTGCGTTTTCAGCCCTCTGAGCTGATGAAGCTGGCGATGCCGATGATGGTGGCCTGCTGGCTCGGGCAGCGCCCGTTGCCTCCTCGCTGGCGAGACCTGGTCATCTGCGCCGTGATCATCGTCGCGCCGGTGCTGCTGATCGCGCGCCAGCCGGACCTCGGCACCTCGTTGCTGGTCGCTGCGGCGGGCGTGTTCGTGATCCTGCTGGCAGGGCTTTCCTGGAAGCTGATCGCCTTCTTCGGTGCCTTGATCGCCTCGGCATTGCCGCTTCTGTGGATGGTGATGCACGACTATCAACGCCGCCGTGTGCTGACATTCCTCAACCCGGAGTCTGACCCGCTAGGCGCGGGCTGGAACATCATCCAGTCCAAGACGGCCATCGGCTCGGGCGGCATCTTCGGCAAGGGCTATACCCTGGGGACCCAGTCCCAGCTCGAGTTTCTGCCGGAACGCCATACCGACTTCATCGTCGCGGTCATCGGGGAGGAATTCGGCCTGATCGGCATGAGCTTCTTCCTGGGGCTCTACGTGTTGATCGTGCTGCGCGGGCTGGTGATGTCCAACAATGGCCAGGACAGTTTTGCACGGCTGACGGGGGGCGCGATCATCCTGACGTTCTTCGTCTACGTCTTCGTCAACATCGGCATGGTATCGGGTATCTTGCCGGTCGTTGGCGTCCCGTTGCCGCTGGTCAGTTATGGTGGGACCTCCAGCGTGACCTTGCTGGCAGGCTTCGGTATTCTCATGAGCATTCATACCCACCGGCGCCTATTGTCGCGATGA
- the lipB gene encoding lipoyl(octanoyl) transferase LipB, translating to MNTIHVYHLGLKAYDEVWSAMRHFTDMRAADAPDELWVVEHPPVFTQGQAGKPEHLLMPGDIPVVQTDRGGQVTYHGPGQLVLYPLLNVKRGGIGVRQLVTALEETVVAAMAEHGIEAYPRPDAPGVYVKKAAQRGDDPRRSMEEAKIASLGLRIRRGCSFHGVAINLDMDLAPFGRINPCGYAGMAMTQLRDLVRAPVDLASERDRLVRCLGASLGDVTLTPVSGLPAALADISRTAGQN from the coding sequence ATGAACACGATTCACGTCTACCACCTCGGCCTCAAGGCCTATGATGAGGTGTGGTCGGCCATGCGCCACTTCACCGATATGCGTGCGGCCGATGCGCCGGACGAGCTATGGGTGGTGGAGCACCCGCCGGTCTTTACCCAGGGCCAGGCGGGCAAGCCGGAGCATCTGTTGATGCCGGGCGACATTCCGGTGGTTCAGACCGACCGTGGCGGCCAGGTGACCTATCATGGGCCCGGCCAGCTGGTGCTCTACCCGCTGCTCAACGTCAAGCGAGGCGGCATCGGCGTTCGCCAGCTGGTGACGGCGCTGGAAGAGACGGTGGTGGCAGCGATGGCCGAGCACGGCATCGAGGCCTATCCGCGCCCGGACGCGCCAGGCGTCTATGTGAAGAAGGCGGCGCAGCGTGGTGATGACCCGCGTCGTTCGATGGAAGAGGCCAAGATCGCCTCGCTGGGACTGCGCATCCGGCGTGGTTGCAGCTTTCACGGCGTGGCGATCAATCTGGATATGGACCTCGCGCCCTTCGGGCGCATCAATCCCTGCGGCTATGCCGGCATGGCGATGACCCAGCTGCGCGATCTCGTTCGCGCACCGGTGGATCTCGCCAGCGAGCGTGACCGCCTGGTGCGTTGTCTGGGCGCAAGCCTGGGCGATGTGACCCTGACTCCGGTGAGCGGCCTGCCCGCGGCACTGGCTGACATTTCTCGAACAGCAGGACAGAACTGA
- a CDS encoding DUF493 domain-containing protein, translating to MAKTPAAGGQTPPKIEFPCDFSLKIVGTAAEDLVEVVCNILEVHAPGFDATAITWQDSKNGNYRSIRVVIRATGTDQLDALHRDLKATGRIHMVL from the coding sequence ATGGCCAAGACGCCAGCAGCTGGTGGGCAGACGCCCCCGAAGATTGAATTCCCGTGTGATTTCTCCCTCAAGATCGTCGGCACCGCCGCAGAAGATCTCGTCGAGGTGGTTTGCAATATCCTGGAAGTGCATGCGCCGGGCTTCGATGCGACGGCCATTACCTGGCAGGACAGCAAGAACGGCAACTACCGCAGTATCCGTGTGGTGATCCGTGCCACCGGTACCGATCAGCTGGATGCGCTGCACCGTGACCTCAAGGCCACCGGTCGCATCCACATGGTGCTGTGA
- the nadD gene encoding nicotinate-nucleotide adenylyltransferase — protein MLGGTFDPIHHGHLRSAIELREALGLDHVLLVPSHQPPHRAAPGVSSDQRLAMLEAAIEAEPGLKADGRELLRDGPSYSADTLASLRAEYGPQARLVMAIGHDAFLKLGEWHAADRLFDDAHVVVIERPDHDAPLPRALEALIQGREVDSVAALMARPGGHLLRLSLPTRMAISATFVRERLALGDSVRYLLPEAVIRHIEAHGLYCPSST, from the coding sequence ATGCTCGGTGGTACCTTCGATCCCATCCATCACGGCCATCTGCGCAGTGCCATCGAGCTGCGCGAAGCGCTGGGGCTGGATCATGTGCTGCTGGTGCCTTCGCATCAGCCGCCGCATCGCGCCGCGCCCGGCGTCAGCAGTGACCAGCGGCTGGCGATGCTGGAAGCCGCGATAGAGGCAGAGCCGGGCCTCAAGGCCGATGGGCGTGAGCTGCTGCGCGATGGGCCTTCCTACAGTGCCGACACCTTGGCCAGTCTGCGCGCCGAATACGGCCCGCAGGCGCGGCTGGTGATGGCCATCGGCCATGACGCCTTCCTCAAGCTCGGGGAGTGGCATGCCGCCGATCGTCTGTTCGATGACGCCCATGTGGTGGTGATCGAGCGACCGGACCATGATGCACCGCTGCCCCGGGCGCTCGAAGCGTTGATCCAGGGGCGCGAGGTCGACTCGGTGGCGGCCTTGATGGCGCGCCCGGGTGGCCACCTGTTGCGCCTGTCGCTGCCGACACGCATGGCCATCAGCGCCACCTTCGTGCGTGAGCGTCTCGCGCTGGGCGACAGCGTGCGCTACCTGCTGCCGGAAGCGGTGATCCGTCATATCGAGGCGCATGGCCTCTACTGTCCGTCATCGACCTGA
- the lipA gene encoding lipoyl synthase — translation MTETIATTKPAPSAAPARKERGVKLRGAEKVARIPVKVIPTETLPKKPDWLRVRMPASPEVTRIKQTLRKHGLHTVCEEASCPNLGECFSGGTATFMIMGDICTRRCPFCDVAHGRPNALNADEPRELAEAIAEMRLNYVVVTSVDRDDLRDGGSNHIAECIREIREKCDGTEIEVLVPDFRGRMQVALDVLEQTPPDVFNHNLETVPSLYRRVRPGADYQWSLDLLKGYKERRPEVKTKSGLMLGVGETDEQVLEVMQDLRNHGVDMLTLGQYMQPSRNHLPIDRWVHPDTFDWLGQKAREMGFSHVASGPLVRSSYHADKQAHGVEVK, via the coding sequence ATGACCGAGACCATCGCTACCACGAAGCCCGCTCCCTCCGCTGCTCCTGCCCGCAAGGAGCGTGGCGTTAAGCTGCGCGGCGCCGAGAAGGTTGCCCGCATTCCGGTCAAGGTGATTCCCACCGAGACCTTGCCCAAGAAGCCGGACTGGCTGCGTGTGCGCATGCCGGCCTCGCCGGAAGTCACGCGCATCAAGCAGACGCTGCGCAAGCACGGTCTGCACACGGTCTGTGAGGAAGCCTCCTGCCCGAACCTGGGTGAGTGCTTCAGCGGCGGCACCGCCACCTTCATGATCATGGGGGATATCTGCACCCGTCGTTGCCCGTTCTGTGACGTGGCGCACGGTCGTCCCAATGCATTGAACGCCGACGAGCCGCGCGAGCTGGCCGAAGCCATCGCCGAGATGCGCCTGAATTACGTCGTCGTGACCTCCGTCGACCGTGACGACCTGCGCGATGGTGGCTCCAACCACATCGCCGAGTGCATCCGCGAGATTCGCGAGAAGTGCGACGGCACCGAGATCGAAGTGCTGGTGCCCGACTTCCGTGGCCGCATGCAGGTCGCGCTGGACGTGCTCGAGCAGACACCGCCGGATGTCTTCAACCACAACCTGGAAACCGTGCCGAGCCTTTACCGTCGCGTGCGCCCGGGTGCCGACTACCAGTGGTCACTTGATCTGCTCAAGGGCTACAAGGAGCGTCGTCCGGAAGTGAAGACCAAGTCCGGTCTGATGCTGGGGGTCGGCGAGACTGACGAGCAGGTGCTCGAGGTCATGCAGGACCTGCGCAACCACGGTGTCGACATGCTGACTCTGGGTCAGTACATGCAGCCGTCGCGCAACCACCTGCCCATCGATCGCTGGGTGCATCCGGACACCTTCGATTGGCTCGGCCAGAAGGCGCGCGAGATGGGCTTCTCGCATGTTGCCTCCGGCCCGCTGGTGCGCTCTTCCTACCACGCCGACAAACAGGCGCACGGTGTGGAAGTGAAGTAA
- a CDS encoding septal ring lytic transglycosylase RlpA family protein, which yields MSWSRALPLTLALALLAGCASSGGGTQVSDGASASTGKKAGKNSRYELDSDAYPDDAPDVSAVPDEVPRVEPYTRSGNRSEYEVWGKTYRVMDDPRGYVAEGTASWYGKKFHGYATASGEIYDMYTMTAAHKSLPLPTYARVTNLDNGKQVIVKVNDRGPFHEDRLIDLSYSAAWRLDMLDHGTGHVRVEALDATTWKPGPSPTQGTAESERLLVRSQAVRREQGIAGLDAMQATGGSVASSASGASVAAKPVVASAAPSSTPSVASGEATFLQVAAVSDLSKADSIRASVSSRLGRPTRVLGSGDLYKVQVGPLEDSVRIESLKSALADAGYAGAFSVTAER from the coding sequence ATGAGCTGGTCACGCGCGCTACCGCTGACCCTCGCGCTTGCCCTGCTGGCTGGCTGTGCCAGCAGTGGGGGCGGCACCCAGGTCAGTGATGGTGCCTCGGCGAGCACCGGCAAGAAGGCGGGCAAGAACAGCCGCTACGAGTTGGACAGCGATGCCTATCCCGATGATGCGCCGGATGTCTCGGCGGTGCCCGATGAGGTACCACGTGTCGAACCCTATACCCGCAGCGGCAATCGCAGCGAGTATGAGGTATGGGGCAAGACCTATCGCGTAATGGATGATCCGCGCGGTTACGTGGCCGAGGGCACTGCTTCCTGGTATGGCAAGAAGTTTCATGGCTACGCCACCGCCAGTGGCGAGATCTATGACATGTACACCATGACGGCGGCTCACAAGTCGCTGCCATTGCCGACCTATGCGCGTGTCACCAATCTGGACAACGGCAAGCAGGTCATCGTCAAGGTCAACGACCGTGGCCCCTTCCATGAAGATCGCCTGATCGACCTGTCCTACAGCGCGGCGTGGCGCCTGGACATGCTGGACCACGGCACTGGGCACGTGCGTGTCGAGGCCCTCGATGCCACGACCTGGAAGCCGGGCCCGAGCCCGACCCAGGGCACGGCAGAGTCCGAGCGTCTGCTGGTGCGCAGTCAGGCGGTACGTCGCGAACAGGGCATTGCCGGACTCGACGCGATGCAGGCAACCGGCGGTTCCGTGGCCTCGAGCGCTTCCGGCGCGAGCGTTGCCGCCAAGCCCGTGGTAGCCTCTGCTGCGCCGAGCAGCACGCCCTCAGTGGCGAGCGGGGAAGCTACCTTCCTGCAGGTCGCGGCGGTCAGTGATCTGAGCAAGGCCGACAGCATTCGTGCCAGTGTCAGCTCCCGTCTTGGGAGACCGACTCGCGTGCTGGGTAGCGGCGACCTCTACAAGGTTCAGGTCGGTCCGCTGGAAGACAGTGTCCGTATTGAATCGCTCAAGTCGGCGCTGGCCGATGCTGGCTATGCCGGGGCTTTCAGTGTCACGGCAGAGCGATAA